From one Streptomyces spiramyceticus genomic stretch:
- a CDS encoding ATP-binding cassette domain-containing protein, with protein sequence MNSIDVQELSKEYGTKRAVDRLTFTVRPGRVTGFLGPNGAGKSTTMRLVLGLDRPTSGTATIGGQRYAAIDEPLRRVGALLDAQSAHGSRTARDHLRILAASNRISLRRVDEVLEESGLAQVATRRIKTFSLGMRQRLGVAAALLGDPSVVMLDEPSNGLDPEGIIWIRELMKRLAREGRTVLVSSHLMNETSSFADHLVVLGRGRLLADTPMQEFLDARSRPRVRLRTTEPDRLRTALTRAGFALEGGDGGGLWTVDGAKAEDIGATAAREGIPILELSDEQASLEQAYLDLTATDAEFAATPVTTPQEA encoded by the coding sequence ATGAACAGCATCGACGTCCAAGAACTCAGCAAGGAATACGGCACCAAACGCGCCGTGGACCGGCTCACCTTCACGGTGCGGCCGGGCCGCGTCACCGGATTCCTCGGCCCGAACGGCGCCGGCAAGTCCACCACCATGCGCCTCGTCCTCGGCCTGGACCGGCCCACGTCCGGCACAGCCACGATCGGCGGTCAGCGATACGCAGCGATCGACGAGCCGTTGCGGCGGGTCGGCGCGCTGCTCGACGCCCAGTCCGCGCACGGGTCGCGCACCGCCCGGGACCATCTGCGCATCCTCGCCGCCAGCAACCGCATATCCCTGCGCCGCGTCGACGAGGTACTGGAGGAATCCGGCCTCGCGCAGGTCGCCACGCGCCGGATCAAAACGTTCTCGCTGGGCATGCGGCAGCGGCTGGGTGTCGCCGCCGCCCTGCTGGGCGACCCATCGGTGGTGATGCTCGACGAGCCGTCGAACGGTCTCGACCCGGAGGGCATCATCTGGATCCGCGAGCTGATGAAAAGGCTCGCCCGCGAGGGCCGCACGGTCCTCGTCTCAAGCCACCTGATGAATGAGACCTCGTCCTTCGCCGACCACCTCGTCGTCCTCGGTCGCGGCAGGCTGCTGGCCGACACCCCGATGCAGGAGTTCCTCGACGCCCGCAGCCGGCCCCGCGTCAGGCTGCGCACCACCGAGCCGGACCGGCTCCGCACCGCACTGACCCGCGCCGGATTCGCACTGGAGGGAGGCGACGGCGGCGGACTGTGGACCGTCGACGGTGCGAAAGCTGAGGACATCGGGGCGACAGCCGCCCGAGAGGGCATCCCGATCCTCGAACTCTCCGACGAGCAGGCCTCGCTGGAACAGGCCTATCTCGACCTCACGGCCACGGACGCAGAGTTCGCCGCCACGCCCGTCACGACCCCGCAGGAGGC
- a CDS encoding sensor histidine kinase, protein MFRYLRRLTHGVTYTRWLHLCIPVSIFSVWMYISLDTWYFPALLMLPLGLIRAVRLEEGLQAQLLLTPDERGRADPTIAAAPSVTWAERWKTVCWIEVRMALSVVATIVTFWLPILTVEMILFSSGAATTGNIWLMSDMEPHWWYAPLAPVPLAVMLVSIPALGDLVTLMARRLLGPSPKERLLAMEERTEQLLERNRIARELHDSIGHALTVAVVQAGAARAAKDPEFTGRALAAIEETGRDALEDLERVLRVLREERKPTTQRPTLAEASRLFDSARASGVKLDVEVAGPLSGVPGPMSREGYRILQESLTNVLRHSGAVPVRVRMAVADGRLELQVSNPLSGSPGSPGGGSGLRGIRERAALLGGNAKTGPYNGEWMVHASLPLDRIR, encoded by the coding sequence ATGTTCCGATATCTCCGCCGGCTGACCCACGGGGTCACCTACACACGATGGCTGCACCTGTGCATCCCGGTGTCGATCTTCAGTGTGTGGATGTATATCTCGCTCGATACGTGGTACTTCCCAGCGCTGTTGATGCTTCCGCTGGGTCTGATTCGCGCGGTGAGGCTGGAAGAGGGGCTGCAGGCCCAGCTGTTGCTGACGCCCGACGAACGGGGGCGAGCCGATCCCACCATCGCCGCCGCACCGTCCGTCACCTGGGCCGAGCGCTGGAAGACGGTGTGCTGGATCGAGGTGCGGATGGCCCTCTCCGTGGTCGCGACGATCGTAACCTTCTGGCTGCCGATCCTCACCGTCGAAATGATCCTGTTCTCGTCCGGAGCGGCCACGACGGGAAATATCTGGCTGATGTCGGACATGGAGCCGCACTGGTGGTACGCGCCGCTCGCGCCGGTGCCGCTCGCAGTGATGCTCGTCAGCATTCCGGCTCTTGGAGACCTGGTCACGTTGATGGCCCGCCGCCTGCTCGGCCCCTCGCCCAAGGAGCGGTTGCTGGCCATGGAGGAGCGCACCGAGCAGCTTCTCGAGCGAAATCGCATCGCGCGCGAACTGCACGACTCGATCGGGCATGCCCTGACCGTGGCCGTCGTTCAGGCAGGCGCGGCGCGGGCGGCGAAGGACCCGGAGTTCACCGGCCGGGCGCTGGCCGCGATCGAGGAGACCGGGCGGGACGCGCTGGAGGACTTGGAGCGGGTGCTGCGCGTGCTGCGGGAGGAGCGGAAGCCGACCACCCAGCGTCCGACACTCGCCGAGGCGAGCCGCCTGTTCGATTCCGCCCGCGCGTCGGGGGTGAAGCTCGACGTCGAGGTGGCCGGGCCCCTGTCCGGCGTGCCGGGCCCGATGTCACGCGAGGGTTATCGCATCCTCCAGGAGTCGCTCACCAATGTGCTGCGCCACTCCGGCGCTGTCCCGGTCCGGGTGCGGATGGCTGTCGCGGATGGGCGGCTGGAGCTACAGGTGTCCAACCCGCTGAGCGGATCGCCCGGTTCCCCCGGCGGTGGCAGTGGGCTGCGAGGGATCCGTGAGCGGGCCGCGCTGCTCGGCGGGAACGCCAAGACTGGTCCGTACAACGGGGAATGGATGGTGCACGCGAGCCTGCCGCTGGACCGAATACGCTGA
- a CDS encoding response regulator has translation MPVTVLLVDDEPLVRAGLRAVLEAQPDIEVVGEAADGAAVVPLVRRLRPDVVAMDVRMPLMDGIEATRVVLRTIDSPPKILVVTTFENDEYVYEALRAGADGFLLKRARPTEIVNAVRLVAEGESLLFPAAVRALAAEYGSNKARAALDRAALTEREEAVLRLMARGLSNAEIAGKLVVGSETVKTHVSAVLAKLGARDRTQAVIAAYESGFVSPS, from the coding sequence ATGCCGGTTACCGTTCTTCTGGTCGACGACGAGCCTCTGGTGCGCGCGGGTCTGCGCGCCGTCCTTGAGGCACAGCCCGATATCGAGGTGGTGGGTGAGGCGGCCGACGGCGCCGCGGTCGTGCCGCTGGTGCGCCGGCTACGTCCCGATGTGGTCGCCATGGATGTACGGATGCCTCTGATGGACGGCATCGAGGCCACCCGCGTGGTGCTGCGCACCATCGACTCGCCGCCGAAGATCCTGGTGGTGACGACATTCGAGAACGACGAGTACGTGTACGAGGCACTGCGGGCCGGGGCCGATGGCTTTCTGCTCAAGCGCGCCCGGCCGACCGAGATCGTGAATGCGGTGCGGCTCGTTGCCGAGGGCGAGTCGCTGCTGTTCCCCGCCGCCGTCCGCGCCCTCGCCGCCGAGTACGGCAGCAACAAGGCGCGCGCGGCCCTGGACCGTGCCGCGCTCACCGAGCGGGAGGAAGCGGTGCTCCGGCTCATGGCGCGCGGGCTGTCCAACGCCGAGATCGCCGGGAAGCTCGTCGTCGGCAGCGAGACGGTGAAGACCCATGTCAGCGCTGTGCTGGCCAAGTTGGG